From the genome of Symphalangus syndactylus isolate Jambi chromosome 13, NHGRI_mSymSyn1-v2.1_pri, whole genome shotgun sequence:
ctcctgcctttatctcccaaagtgctggaattacaggtgtgagccacagtgcctggctcagggTCATTATTTTTTACTGAGCCTGTCCAGTGGGAAGAAATGACAGTGGTAGAAGCGATACCTCTTTCTAAGCATGTCCATCTGCCCTCTGCCACAACTCTACCCAGCTTGCAGTCCCATTTGCCAATGTCAAGCCTCTCACAAAATGTGTCACAGATTATGAGaaaaattcaatataatttattaaatagattCCAAGGGCTCCCCCAGGGAGCATTAACAACTCTTAgtacaataaatattaataaattaacatAGCTGCCACCTCCGGCCCTCACAAGGGTACAATAAGTAAGATTTAAGCCTGCAGAAGAAAAGCATTCTGTAAATACCAAGACTAATAACAATAACCTAATGTTTTTCAAGGTAATTCACAAATGTACATCTCAGCCCTCCTGGGACTAGCCCATATGAGGGATCACTGAGATTATTCATTGGAAAATGTACTTAAGGATTCACGGCAGAGTTCCCACACTTAGCTGTCGGTCATCTTTTTAAGGCTCCTGAAGTTCCTGCCATTCCGAAAGGAAGAGATGGCCTTAAATGGTGGCCTGTTGGGCTCCAGAGGTCAATGATTTTAATGCGAGGTCCATGCACTCTGAAAACTGTTGAGAAATAGTCAGGATGAAGCGCTTACATTCATGGGTGTCTGTTGGCACAAAAATGTTTGTTTCTGGTGCATCTTGAAATATGAGTTTGTCGAGGTGCTCTATGATCTCATCAATAACAGATTTGTTGTCTAACTGTCTGATTGTCTTGAGATATGCCCGGATGGCTGGGCTGTGGATGTTGTTTGGCGGCTGGGCGTCAGGGCTGAGACATGGCAGTGTGTAATTCTGGGACACGAGcacccccttctcttcctccacctGTGGAATGAGGAGAAATGGTGCGTGTTGGGTTTGCAATAACAGCTGCAAGTCCTAACAGTGAATGTTTGCATGCTTCCTCCGTAACCCGCCTGGTTGAGATATTTATCTGATCAATGTCACAACCCTATGAGGCTGTGCCATCACCAACCCCATTTCCAGATGAAACTAGAGCTTAGGTGGCTGCAGTCCTGAAGCCTGTGCCCAGAACCACTGATCCATCcagctgaggcctccccagccttccaGAACCCACTCTCACGTGCTCAGGGTGGTGGGAATTGCAGCACATCTGGCCTTCCTTGGCAGCTCCCTGCCCTTTGGGACTCTGTTAAAGCCAGGCATGCCCCACTTATAGAGAAGAGTGTTAGGCTTGTCCGGAAAGGCCTCCGAGATGCAGGCGAGAGTTTTCCCAAACAAACCAAGGAGTCCGGaccactcccttccttcctctttctaagGACTAACTATTTTTGAG
Proteins encoded in this window:
- the IL31 gene encoding interleukin-31, encoding MASHSGPATSVLFLFCCLGGWLASHTLPVHLLRPSDDVQKIVEELQSLSKMLLKDVEEEKGVLVSQNYTLPCLSPDAQPPNNIHSPAIRAYLKTIRQLDNKSVIDEIIEHLDKLIFQDAPETNIFVPTDTHECKRFILTISQQFSECMDLALKSLTSGAQQATI